In Triticum aestivum cultivar Chinese Spring chromosome 5B, IWGSC CS RefSeq v2.1, whole genome shotgun sequence, the following proteins share a genomic window:
- the LOC123112786 gene encoding vacuolar protein sorting-associated protein 22 homolog 1: MRRRPGIAGLQNAAATRDKFRQVGENVAKVRTDVMQEQLATFRSQLEEFARKHKSDIRKNSVFRQQFHEMCAKVGVDPLASNKGVWAELLGIGDFYYELGVQIVDICIATRSHNGGLIDLLELRKLLCQKRKTDLGSLSSDDCLRAISKLKVLGSGFEVISVGKKKLVRSVPTELNKDHNGILELAQAKGYVTVEQVEKEFSWSTGRVIDALETLLKEGLAMIDDGHRDGKRRYWFPCVTLSSDASGSEAKS, translated from the exons ATGAGGAGGCGGCCGGGGATCGCCGGCTTGCAGAACGCGGCGGCGACTCGC GACAAATTCCGTCAGGTCGGGGAGAATGTGGCCAAGGTCAGGACGGATGTCATGCAGGAGCAGCTCGCGACCTTCAGGTCGCAGCTCGAAGAATTCGCTCGCAAGCATAAG AGTGACATCCGTAAAAATTCGGTATTTAGACAACAGTTTCATGAGATGTGTGCAAAAGTTGGAGTAGATCCATTGGCATCCAATAAAGGAGTTTGGGCAGAGCTCCTAGGAATCGGTGACTTCTACTATGAATTGG GTGTTCAGATCGTTGAcatatgcatagcaacaagatcGCATAATGGTGGTCTTATTGACTTGCTAGAACTCCGCAAACTTCTCTGCCAGAAAAGAAAAACTGATCTTGGTTCATTATCATCAGATGACTGTTTACGTGCTATAAGTAAGCTGAAG GTCCTTGGTAGTGGTTTTGAAGTAATTTCTGTTGGGAAGAAAAAGCTTGTGCGATCGGTTCCTACTGAGTTAAATAAAGATCATAATGGGATACTTGAACTAGCTCAG GCTAAGGGCTATGTCACCGTAGAACAAGTTGAGAAGGAATTCTCATGGTCAACTGGCCGTGTAATCGATGCCCTTGAAACTTTGCTCAAG GAGGGACTTGCTATGATAGACGACGGGCACAGGGACGGCAAGCGTAGATACTGGTTCCCGTGCGTCACCCTCAGTTCCGATGCCTCCGGTTCCGAAGCAAAGTCATAA